The DNA segment ACGAGGCTCGGAAAGTCGGAAGAGTTGAGTGTCACGAATGGAGATTAGGTACCTGATGACAGATATGTGGGAGACACAGCAGGTCGGGCTATGAGTAAGCGAATGCAGGTTTTGAGACttggggctggctgggctgggtgGTATGACCTCAGTTTTGGAGTGGGAAGGCTGTGAGAGGGGGTTAGTAAtggggtgtgggtgtgtctCGGCCTCGGTTGTCAAATGTAGAGTGATCAATGGTTGATGGGGGCAGAATTGTTGAAGGCTTTCTCGTTTCTGGTGCAAAATTGCTGGGTTGAGGGAGCAGAAGGTGAGTGTTGAGATGGGTTACCTATATAACGGATGAGATGTGGATTTTTCGCCCCCTTGGATTTTGTTGCAAGTTTCACAGcttttttatttctttgtCTCATAAGAAATGGCTGAggcatcgtcatcgtcacatccagcgaggaagagaaggccCCATAAAAGGAGTCGACATGGCTGTCTGACATGCAAGCAGCGGCATATTCGATGTGACGAGCTCAAACCGGTCTGGTGGGCACAAGCTTTGATCTACCTATGTCTTGTGCGTATGGCTAACGGGAGTAGCACCAACTGTCTGACACGTGGGGGGGAATGCGGTTATGCTGCTGAAGGAGCCAGGGGTGCATCTGATTCCCCTTCGTCGGCAGCTGCAACAATGCAACCGCCTCTGGTAGCGTACCCAAGCTCACCGGCAAATCCATTTGATACATTGCCTATCAAAATGCCATATCGGTCGTTGGAGCTGTTCAATCACTGTATGGATCCAGCATGCATGTTGACTTGATAAAGGGGGTGAGGCTGATATTCAGGGGGAAAGTTGCCAACTATCGGATCTTCAGCCGGACGGCTGTACCGAAGAGTGCGAGTTCCCAGTGGTTAGTTACATCCTCCTTACTTGACAAGAATGGGCAATATAGCTGAGAGAACAGTGTCGGAATCGCCCTCTCCAATCCAGACACGTTTCGAGCCTGTCTCATCATGAGTGCGCTGCACTATTCCCGAATCAGTGGCGGCCTAAGGGAGTCCGAGATGGAAGAGACGTACTTGTATCACAAGCTCGAGGCGATGAGGACTCTAAACAGCAAAGTTACAGACTTGGAAACGTGCACTAGTGATGGGTGTCTGAGCTTGATTGCTGGATTAGCTTTGGCTGAGGTAATACCGTTGTTCTTCTTAGGCCTGTATCGCACTGCTAACAATCTTAAGGGTGGCATGGGTGACCCAACTGCCGCCGAGGCACATATCAATGGTCTCTGTACTTTGATCGACATGAAGCGCCCCGAGGAATGGCAGCATCGGTTCTATGGGATGCTTCAACGAATCATTCTGATGTAAGTTGAATACATCGTTACCAATCCCAGGCAGATTTCAATCTTTCGAACTTCTGCTTCACTTTTCCGATGTCTGTACTAAATGTTTATTAAAAGGGCTGGCAGTTACATTGCTGCATCCAGGGACCCGTTTCTAGAATCACACATCATCGAAACCGACGACATGACCCTCTGCTATCCCCATCCATATTTCACCAAACCCACACCAACCCTGTTATCAACTGCTCAAGTCCAAGCCACTAGCCTTTCGCCCTTCTATCTGACCTCCACACCCTGTCTCGAGGCCTGCAAAGCCgatgttgagggagaagtaCTATTCAACGTCCTTGAGCGCCTCACCTCAATCTGCTTCACGCCATACGACAACAATAACAGCGAGACGACTTCACTCCTCCTCTCAGACACAGAGTCTTACATCGCCAGCCTGCTCTTTCAACCAGAcccttcctcgtcttcaccATCCAAAGCTTCAACTCACAAGGACCGGCATCATAAAAAGAGCAAGAGAAAAGGCCACCCATACAGTCAAGCGCCACCAATCTACTACCCAAGCTCAAGCCGTGCCTGGGCCGCAGCCGGTTACCTCTACACCCATCTCATATTATCCCCTCTCTGGGCCCAAACCCACCAAGACGAGACCATAGACCCCGACCTCCTCTGGCatctcctcaacaccctccgaGAAGACATTACCAAAACCGAAGCAGCCATGAAAATCGGCGCCTACAGCCCAGAGCTGTGGATATGGGAGGTTGTCATAGCCGCCTACACCGTCCGTGTGTCTCTCcagagacaacaacaacaacaacaacaacaaccaatgACGACGGGCTTGGCAAGTGTAGCTGAGGACATCTTCAGCACTACATCATCAGAAGTTTTATCAACCTCTCAAATAATCATCTGGCCCGGCCTCACCTACGCCGAAAGTTCAgattcttcatcttcttcgcaGGATGGTAGCGGTGCTTCTTCACCGTCTCACGACAATCCCGAGCGAGGGCCCGGAATTCCCAGCCAACCGCACACTTATATTCCTCCTGtgtcacctccaccaaaggATCACCTCCATTCCCTCAAGCTATTCTTCCGTCAGAAGATCGCCGTATGGAGCCAGACAACCAGGGTTGCGGATTGGGAAGGGGCCAGGCAAATGCTGACTAGAATCGTGTGGCCCAATCAAAGCGCCGGCCAACTCACAAGTTATTCTGAAAGGCTAGATATGATCATGAAGACAATTTGGTACGAGGCCTGTCTTCGGTTGCAATGAGGTGTTCCCGTTGTAAACCACGAGCTTGACGTCAAGCACGCAATGTTTGGTACCCCTAAATCACAATACAGGGTTTCAATGGTCACGTTTGGAACCGCGTGCTTCTGAGGACAACCAAACCATCTAGAAGAACGGGCACGGTCGAGGAATTCTTTTGATATGAGGATGAGAATTCTGGTGGGGAGATAATGCCGATCATGTATATAAATGCACCAAAGCCTGCTTCATTTTTGCTTACTTTGGCACCCGTAAAAAATCCCCAAGGTAGCACGATGACTGTACCCCTTCTTTCTGCTTTCGACGACCCCCCGCTGCGCTGGCTTGACTTCCCACTGGCTCCTCTTCGGTCCCGGGATATCACGGCATCTGAAGAACTGCGGCGAGTGAAGGAGCTCCCTGATCGGCCTCTTGACGGTGGCCTTCGAGTTCGGGATGGCGATCTAGGTGAAGGTGATCGTCTCCTCTTTGTAGACCTCGTAGATCGACGATGGGTTTGATGTCTTGACTGCCCATGCATGATGAATCCAGCACGGCTGAAACCCAATCCAGTGGGTCATCATCAGTTCGCAGGTACGGCAAAACCCAGGATGGATCAGGTCGACCCTTAAGAACCTGGGATATGTCGGGCAGTTGGGTAAATTCAGGACTCAGTCCCAGATTCCAGTTGCCCACGTCACTAGGTACGTTCAGGCAAGTCTTGGGGACTCTCCTCGCTGTCGGGTGGTCCTCCGCGGTGGCCGGCAATAGCGCACGCCAGCCTAATCCAGAAGACTTGGCCCAATCCTTCGCAGTTCGACCCTCAGAATCTTGTGCCTCGAGGTCAGAATCGTACCGAAACACTTGGTTGACCATCTCTGGATCCTCCGTCGCCACAGCGTACATCAGCAAGGTCATTCCCGGAACCCAAGTCAGCTTTTTGCCGTCACGGGTTA comes from the Podospora pseudocomata strain CBS 415.72m chromosome 5, whole genome shotgun sequence genome and includes:
- a CDS encoding hypothetical protein (EggNog:ENOG503PDF4), producing the protein MSALHYSRISGGLRESEMEETYLYHKLEAMRTLNSKVTDLETCTSDGCLSLIAGLALAEGGMGDPTAAEAHINGLCTLIDMKRPEEWQHRFYGMLQRIILMAGSYIAASRDPFLESHIIETDDMTLCYPHPYFTKPTPTLLSTAQVQATSLSPFYLTSTPCLEACKADVEGEVLFNVLERLTSICFTPYDNNNSETTSLLLSDTESYIASLLFQPDPSSSSPSKASTHKDRHHKKSKRKGHPYSQAPPIYYPSSSRAWAAAGYLYTHLILSPLWAQTHQDETIDPDLLWHLLNTLREDITKTEAAMKIGAYSPELWIWEVVIAAYTVRVSLQRQQQQQQQQPMTTGLASVAEDIFSTTSSEVLSTSQIIIWPGLTYAESSDSSSSSQDGSGASSPSHDNPERGPGIPSQPHTYIPPVSPPPKDHLHSLKLFFRQKIAVWSQTTRVADWEGARQMLTRIVWPNQSAGQLTSYSERLDMIMKTIWYEACLRLQ